The proteins below come from a single Danio aesculapii chromosome 23, fDanAes4.1, whole genome shotgun sequence genomic window:
- the toporsb gene encoding E3 ubiquitin-protein ligase Topors, with protein sequence MAPSKMKLRVRKKDSASKTSQRLLANASPDSKCPICLDGFNNVASLDRCLHQFCFRCIHEWSKNKAECPLCKQPFHSIFHSVKGETDFKEFVLRPPENGAANAAAADPSERVLRPRVLRRRERRSHRAQNPAPSSTPPIEDDVMFDGLSDAAALAENQDLQQMMQRLTARRAGRGEGRSLRRLREQDVVAFRRALYRTGVRVRSARDASRQRDISASFLRQNPGCLRRLLPWLQRELTVLYGSHGSLVNIVQNVIISRIMNYNMEESTIRDELRPFLLARTDHFLHELVSFARSSLNMEAYDQQAVYDCPAPSYEEGSSSDLSVIAISEDDEDNDSKNNVIENPSAVQERIASVATASGTDSLLSQSAWDDETPGPSYSSILQSSSQSQDEGAEPSSSTAPPLTATDVTDPAAMSTADEEEECLIVGYVKPMAERTPELVQLSSDSSEEEEQQAATTETAATVTKSETGQSELPLPSHMKPLSPSSVAGPIPTCSPQANPSDPQEILSFNREQKSDYYSSHSHRSRHTSWSELRAQGRHKDRSHRHSKEKAKSIEQLQHATTLECSPMHSPQSWSGQSSAVSICSISPRSPSHDSDYSPSPKTKSRKHSCHVQERFPQSPSYSGRRRTKERMSLSPDLDLFIGSHHPHESKRHRKRRKRSVSSSSADSHSEKSCLDKPSGKRKYKTRHLERAAQRQHEEGNTSKEKRSKRRSRDRSPSVEIIYERRAPDPHWVQRKKKKKHRKRRRDLDSPTVITIDSDSDRTIDCLDRVMDVIDQTAADIEQRDGTSEPTESCTLASSNLFSESSSPVRPSDPTNEHSLNLDDCVVDVVDQSSSDCSHNIDSSTNEEIVPDPFPMSSITMAPSSDTRLLESILQDLEEFLPAEEPEIGPSSPVQQDHTSSSPKDQSDTGDVDNSENKTTGSDEPQEMVTNTAS encoded by the exons ATGGCACCCTCTAAGATGAAGTTGCGCGTGAGGAAGAAAGACAGCGCTAGCAAAACATCTCAGCGTTTATTAGCCAATGCATCGCCTGATTCTAAATGCCCGATCTGCCTGGATGGCTTCAATAATGTTGCGTCGCTGGACCGCTGCCTGCATCAGTTCTGCTTCCGCTGTATTCACGAATGGTCCAAGAATAAGGCTGAGTGTCCACTCTGCAAGCAGCCGTTCCACTCCATATTCCACTCCGTCAAAGGCGAAACAGATTTTAAGGAGTTCGTATTACGGCCGCCGGAGAATGGAGCGGCAAACGCCGCCGCAGCCGATCCATCAGAGCGTGTGCTCCGCCCTCGAGTTCTGCGGCGCAGAGAGAGGCGGAGCCACAGAGCGCAAAACCCCGCCCCCTCCTCTACTCCTCCAATAGAGGACGACGTGATGTTTGACGGACTGTCAGACGCGGCGGCGCTGGCAGAGAATCAGGACTTGCAGCAGATGATGCAGCGGTTGACTGCGCGGAGGGCAGGGCGTGGAGAGGGGCGGAGCCTGCGGCGCTTAAGAGAGCAGGATGTCGTTGCTTTCAGACGTGCTCTTTACAGAACTGGCGTACGTGTGCGTAGCGCAAGAGATGCTAGCAGACAAAGGGACATTTCTGCGTCATTCTTGCGTCAAAACCCTGGTTGCTTGCGACGGCTGTTGCCATGGCTACAGCGCGAGCTTACGGTGCTATACGGTTCGCACGGCTCATTAGTGAACATTGTGCAGAACGTTATAATCTCCCGCATTATGAACTACAACATGGAGGAGTCGACCATTCGGGACGAGCTCCGCCCCTTCCTGCTGGCTCGCACTGACCACTTCCTGCATGAGCTGGTGAGTTTTGCGCGCTCAAGCCTTAATATGGAGGCGTACGACCAGCAGGCGGTTTACGACTGTCCCGCACCCAGCTACGAGGAGGGCAGCAGCTCGGATCTGTCTGTCATCGCCATATCTGAG gatgatgaagataatgaCAGTAAGAATAATGTGATTGAGAACCCATCTGCTGTCCAGGAACGCATTGCATCCGTTGCCACCGCGAGTGGAACAGACAGTTTATTGAGTCAATCTGCATGGGATGACGAGACGCCTGGTCCCTCCTATTCAAGCATCCTTCAGTCCTCTAGCCAATCGCAGGATGAGGGGGCGGAGCCTAGCTCAAGCACAGCCCCGCCCCTTACCGCCACAGATGTGACTGACCCTGCAGCGATGTCCACTGCAGATGAAGAAGAAGAGTGCCTGATTGTGGGATATGTGAAACCGATGGCTGAACGCACACCTGAACTCGTTCAGCTCTCTTCAGATTCCTCCGAAGAGGAGGAACAACAAGCTGCGACCACAGAGACGGCAGCCACAGTTACAAAGTCAGAGACGGGTCAGTCCGAGCTCCCACTGCCATCCCACATGAAGCCGCTGAGCCCCAGCTCCGTCGCCGGCCCCATTCCCACCTGCAGTCCCCAGGCCAACCCTTCAGACCCACAGGAGATCCTGTCCTTCAACAGAGAACAGAAGTCAGACTACTACTCCAGCCACAGCCACCGTTCCAGGCATACTTCATGGTCAGAGCTCAGAGCTCAAGGCAGACACAAAGACCGATCGCATCGGCACAGTAAAGAGAAAGCCAAGAGCATTGAGCAGTTACAGCATGCCACGACTCTGGAGTGCTCACCAATGCATTCACCCCAGAGTTGGTCCGGTCAGAGCTCTGCTGTGTCTATCTGCAGCATAAGCCCTAGATCTCCATCACACGACAGCGACTACTCTCCCTCACCAAAAACCAAGAGTCGGAAGCATTCCTGTCACGTACAGGAGAGATTCCCACAGTCTCCTTCCTACTCCGGGAGAAGGAGAACCAAGGAAAGGATGAGCTTGTCTCCTGACCTGGACTTGTTCATTGGTTCCCACCATCCACACGAGTCAAAGCGCCACCGTAAACGCCGCAAACGTTCAGTCAGCAGCAGCAGTGCCGATTCACACTCTGAAAAGTCCTGTCTGGACAAGCCCAGTGGAAAACGCAAGTACAAAACCCGGCATTTGGAGCGAGCAGCCCAGCGCCAGCATGAAGAGGGAAACACGAGTAAGGAAAAGCGGAGTAAACGGCGCAGTAGAGACCGATCTCCGAGTGTGGAGATCATCTACGAAAGAAGAGCACCAGATCCACACTGGGTCCAGcgtaagaagaagaagaagcaccGAAAACGAAGGAGGGATCTGGATTCCCCGACAGTGATCACCATTGACAGTGACAGTGACCGCACTATCGACTGCCTGGACAGAGTCATGGACGTTATAGACCAAACGGCTGCAGATATTGAGCAGAGGGACGGCACCTCTGAACCGACCGAATCTTGTACCTTGGCCTCCTCAAATCTTTTCTCCGAGTCCTCAAGTCCTGTGCGCCCCAGTGACCCGACCAATGAACACTCACTAAACCTGGATGATTGCGTAGTGGATGTTGTCGATCAAAGTAGCTCCGACTGCTCCCACAATATTGATTCCAGTACCAATGAGGAGATTGTGCCTGATCCTTTCCCTATGTCTTCAATAACTATGGCTCCATCTTCAGACACAAGGCTGCTTGAAAGTATACTGCAAGATCTCGAGGAGTTCCTACCGGCAGAAGAGCCAGAGATCGGGCCGAGTTCTCCAGTCCAACAGGACCACACTTCTAGCTCTCCAAAAGACCAATCAGACACTGGAGATGTGGACAACTCTGAGAACAAGACGACGGGCAGTGATGAGCCACAAGAGATGGTGACCAATACTGCTAGCTAA